One window from the genome of Leptospira broomii serovar Hurstbridge str. 5399 encodes:
- a CDS encoding FG-GAP repeat protein, which produces MNPDPSLKRNLCFGILTPLLFILLCIAGCKKHNSQAWLFLGLLSSSSLPIQDALGLSQMAYLKAPNTSNNDQFGYSVSIDGDTIVAGAPFEDSNTTSIIQDSNLSSTNDNGNDTGAVYVFARSGPKWTHQAYLKAPNASNTDNFGTSVAIDGDTIAVGSSGEDSNTTTIINGPNLSSTNDSGNNVGAVYIFIRNGTTWTHQAYLKAPNASDVDQFGSSLSISGNTVVVGSSGEDSNTTTIINGSNLSSANDSGNNVGAAYVFIRSGSNWTHQAYLKAPNGFNLDSFGNSVTIDGNTIAIGAKMESSTTTSIIQGTDLSATNRNGSGNGAVYVYFRSGTTWTHQAYLKASNASNSDLFGNSVAIKGNTIVVGSPFESSDTNSIVHGPNLSATNNAGSNNGAVYVFERVGTIWNQDAYLKAPNSSNQQTFGASVGIFGNRIVAGAPGETSTTNSIIHGSDLNPTNREGFFNGAVYVFERSGAQWSHRDYLKPSNNTNGIFFGGATAISGNTIVAGALAESSNSNWIINGSDLSSANKNGANNGAAYVFGL; this is translated from the coding sequence ATGAACCCGGACCCATCGCTAAAAAGAAACCTATGTTTTGGAATTTTAACTCCATTACTTTTCATTCTCCTATGTATTGCAGGCTGTAAAAAGCATAATAGTCAAGCATGGTTATTCTTAGGCCTATTATCGTCTTCTTCATTACCTATTCAGGATGCATTAGGACTCTCTCAAATGGCGTATTTGAAAGCTCCTAATACATCGAATAACGATCAATTCGGATACTCGGTCTCAATCGACGGGGATACGATCGTAGCCGGAGCTCCTTTCGAGGATAGCAATACGACTTCGATCATTCAAGATTCTAATCTAAGCTCCACCAATGATAACGGAAATGATACGGGAGCGGTTTATGTATTTGCTCGATCCGGTCCCAAATGGACTCATCAGGCCTATTTAAAAGCGCCCAATGCATCCAACACGGATAATTTTGGAACTTCCGTTGCGATCGACGGAGATACCATTGCAGTAGGATCGAGTGGAGAAGATAGTAATACTACAACGATCATTAACGGACCCAATCTAAGCTCTACAAATGACAGCGGTAATAATGTAGGAGCAGTATATATTTTCATAAGAAACGGAACAACCTGGACACACCAAGCTTATCTAAAAGCACCCAATGCATCCGACGTTGATCAGTTCGGATCTTCCTTATCAATTAGCGGAAATACCGTCGTCGTAGGGTCGAGCGGAGAAGATAGTAATACTACAACGATCATTAACGGATCCAATCTAAGCTCTGCAAACGATAGCGGAAATAATGTAGGAGCTGCGTATGTCTTCATAAGGAGCGGATCGAACTGGACTCATCAAGCCTATCTAAAGGCGCCCAATGGGTTTAACTTGGATTCATTCGGGAACTCCGTTACGATTGACGGAAACACAATTGCAATCGGCGCAAAAATGGAAAGCAGTACGACAACTTCAATCATTCAGGGAACCGATTTATCGGCAACCAACCGAAATGGAAGCGGAAACGGAGCCGTTTATGTATACTTCAGATCGGGAACGACTTGGACTCACCAAGCTTATCTAAAAGCATCTAACGCGTCAAACTCGGATTTATTTGGAAACTCAGTCGCAATCAAAGGAAATACTATCGTAGTAGGTTCGCCATTCGAATCTAGCGATACAAACTCGATCGTTCACGGACCTAATCTCAGCGCCACAAACAACGCAGGTTCGAATAACGGTGCGGTTTATGTATTCGAGAGAGTCGGAACGATTTGGAATCAGGATGCATATTTGAAAGCGCCGAATTCATCGAATCAACAAACCTTTGGAGCTTCGGTTGGTATTTTCGGAAATCGTATCGTCGCCGGAGCCCCGGGAGAAACGAGCACGACTAACTCCATCATTCATGGAAGCGATTTAAATCCCACGAATCGAGAGGGGTTCTTTAACGGGGCGGTCTATGTATTCGAAAGATCTGGAGCTCAATGGTCCCACCGAGATTATCTAAAGCCATCCAATAATACCAATGGAATTTTCTTCGGTGGCGCTACGGCAATTTCCGGAAATACGATCGTAGCGGGAGCGTTAGCCGAAAGCAGCAACAGTAACTGGATAATTAACGGTTCCGATTTAAGTTCCGCGAATAAAAACGGAGCCAATAACGGAGCCGCGTACGTGTTCGGCTTATAA
- a CDS encoding AgmX/PglI C-terminal domain-containing protein codes for MKEMINRTALLKGSLIIGLFLFILFGFQVYQFKKSHAALLEELHKLQLNLGKSFDGNDPYIKNEVKNTILKNAGKIQACYNVYLETRPKTTSGITQVDWRIDIYGNVLIPEIVRSNFTEEKFQKCLTDKISLWTFPPPPFEKYVSHRFSFAKR; via the coding sequence ATGAAGGAAATGATCAATCGAACCGCTTTACTCAAAGGAAGTCTTATAATCGGGCTCTTTCTTTTTATTCTTTTCGGCTTTCAAGTATATCAGTTCAAAAAATCTCATGCAGCTTTATTAGAAGAATTACATAAACTACAGCTAAATTTAGGCAAATCCTTCGACGGAAACGATCCTTATATTAAAAACGAAGTAAAAAATACAATCCTAAAGAATGCCGGAAAAATCCAGGCTTGTTACAACGTGTATCTAGAGACAAGACCGAAGACAACGAGTGGAATAACTCAGGTCGACTGGAGAATCGACATCTATGGAAACGTACTTATTCCTGAAATTGTACGGTCTAATTTTACGGAAGAAAAATTTCAAAAATGTCTGACGGATAAAATCTCTTTATGGACCTTTCCCCCTCCGCCGTTCGAAAAATATGTTTCCCATAGATTTTCCTTCGCAAAGAGATAA
- a CDS encoding DUF1554 domain-containing protein, with the protein MKLYNFKTLGLLILYVALAIHCNQAKPMQLDSSKSPLGAFLPNIIAAISVTPIRFQSNATVTENSSLVVSIVSTTTLDSPVTYNLSFSSPIMTVSPTSITLSSSSPSATVTIAHAIDNDCLDQNYPLVATQTDKGLSQTLQVATVDIDKCTFVATNQAQGGIGYFGTFGGVPGADAICASEKPASLPGSYKALIIVQTGTVLRAITSTANCGLPSTPNCNNNHNWVLLANTRYYGSDALTLLFKTHAQVPIFYFTSGNLTNPLGMGASGGIWTGLKSDWTETASFQCMTVGTYEEWFPNPYPSYINNAHYGSLSAVDSTSLDTGTAATDCTTVRKNLFCIRQ; encoded by the coding sequence ATGAAACTGTATAATTTTAAAACTTTGGGCCTTCTTATTTTATACGTCGCCCTTGCGATTCATTGCAACCAGGCAAAACCGATGCAACTGGATTCCAGTAAAAGTCCTTTGGGAGCCTTTTTACCTAATATTATTGCCGCAATAAGCGTAACTCCGATTCGGTTTCAATCTAATGCGACTGTTACTGAAAACAGCTCTTTGGTGGTTTCAATCGTTTCGACCACTACGTTGGATTCTCCAGTTACCTATAACTTGAGTTTTAGCAGTCCGATTATGACTGTTTCTCCTACTAGCATTACTCTCTCGTCTTCGAGTCCGAGCGCGACGGTTACGATCGCACACGCAATCGATAACGATTGCCTAGATCAAAATTATCCCTTAGTCGCAACTCAAACGGATAAAGGATTAAGTCAGACTCTTCAAGTAGCAACGGTCGATATCGATAAATGTACCTTTGTAGCAACTAACCAAGCTCAAGGTGGAATCGGATATTTTGGAACCTTCGGTGGAGTTCCGGGGGCCGACGCAATTTGTGCTTCGGAAAAACCTGCTTCATTACCCGGTAGTTATAAGGCTTTGATTATCGTTCAAACAGGTACGGTTCTTAGAGCGATTACGTCGACTGCGAATTGCGGTCTTCCATCCACGCCCAATTGCAATAATAATCATAATTGGGTGTTACTGGCAAACACTCGCTATTATGGCAGCGACGCTTTAACACTTCTGTTTAAAACGCATGCTCAAGTCCCTATCTTCTATTTTACTTCGGGGAATTTAACGAATCCTTTGGGAATGGGAGCGAGTGGAGGAATTTGGACCGGCTTAAAGTCGGATTGGACGGAAACAGCGTCTTTTCAATGTATGACGGTCGGCACGTACGAGGAATGGTTTCCGAATCCGTACCCGAGCTATATTAATAATGCACATTACGGAAGCCTTTCGGCGGTGGACTCCACTTCTTTGGATACGGGAACTGCAGCCACGGACTGTACGACCGTAAGAAAGAATTTGTTCTGCATTAGACAATAA
- the gpmI gene encoding 2,3-bisphosphoglycerate-independent phosphoglycerate mutase gives MQLSKQSPFIPRKVLLVILDGVGYSPRGREFGNAIAAAKLPFLNKLWNDAPTIHLKAHGTAVGMPSDEDMGNSEVGHNVLGCGRIFDQGAKLVNNSIANSSLFEGEAWKEIVGNSKSKSSTLHLIGLFSDGNVHAHIDHTKALIENAIKVGVPKIRLHILLDGRDVPEKSALDYLVPFEKWLNELRNSGKDIKIASGGGRMTITMDRYEADWSMVERGWKVHVKGEGRQFPGAEAAIQTFRNEDPLVIDQYLPAFVIAENGNPVGPIIDGDSVVFTNFRGDRAIEISQAFTQKNFDKFDRGPLPDVCYAGMTQYDGDLKLPERFLVTPPAIGRTLGEYMANSGILQYALSETQKYGHVTFFWNGNRSGHFDVSKEDYKEIPSDVIPFDQTPDMKAEAITQELEKVLSENKHDFYRVNYPNGDMVGHTGNFAATVQAMEFLDECMKRLSLVCAKQGIVLVVTADHGNADEMYQLDKKGNVQKDATGRPVPKTSHTLNPVPFSVLDPSGKLSLKQNVPNAGLANVAATLLDIMGYQTPEGYHESLLAK, from the coding sequence ATGCAACTTAGTAAACAATCTCCCTTTATTCCCAGAAAAGTATTATTAGTTATTTTGGACGGTGTCGGTTACTCTCCCAGGGGGCGAGAATTCGGAAATGCAATTGCAGCGGCAAAACTTCCGTTCTTAAACAAACTGTGGAACGATGCTCCGACCATTCATTTAAAAGCTCACGGAACTGCGGTAGGAATGCCGTCGGATGAGGATATGGGAAATTCGGAAGTCGGTCATAATGTACTTGGCTGCGGAAGAATCTTCGACCAGGGAGCGAAGTTGGTGAATAACTCGATCGCTAACTCCTCGTTATTCGAGGGTGAAGCCTGGAAAGAAATCGTAGGGAATTCCAAATCAAAAAGCTCCACGTTGCATTTGATCGGGCTCTTTTCGGACGGGAACGTCCACGCTCATATCGATCACACGAAAGCTCTTATAGAAAACGCGATTAAAGTCGGAGTACCGAAAATTCGGCTCCATATTCTGCTGGATGGAAGGGACGTACCTGAAAAATCCGCACTGGATTATTTAGTCCCATTCGAAAAATGGCTAAACGAATTAAGAAATAGCGGGAAGGATATAAAAATAGCGTCGGGTGGCGGAAGAATGACGATCACTATGGATCGTTACGAAGCGGACTGGTCCATGGTAGAGCGCGGATGGAAAGTTCATGTCAAAGGCGAAGGAAGGCAATTTCCCGGAGCCGAAGCCGCCATCCAGACTTTCAGAAACGAAGACCCGCTCGTCATCGATCAATATCTTCCCGCTTTCGTGATAGCGGAAAATGGAAACCCTGTAGGTCCGATCATCGACGGTGATTCGGTTGTATTTACGAATTTTCGCGGAGATAGGGCCATCGAAATCTCTCAAGCCTTCACACAAAAGAATTTCGATAAGTTCGATCGAGGACCTCTACCGGATGTTTGCTATGCTGGTATGACTCAATATGACGGAGATCTAAAATTGCCGGAACGATTTTTAGTCACTCCGCCCGCAATAGGTAGGACATTAGGAGAGTATATGGCAAACTCCGGCATTTTACAGTATGCGTTATCCGAAACGCAAAAATACGGCCATGTCACATTTTTTTGGAACGGAAATCGATCCGGGCATTTCGACGTTTCGAAGGAAGATTATAAGGAGATCCCGTCGGACGTTATTCCTTTCGATCAAACTCCTGACATGAAGGCGGAAGCAATTACCCAGGAATTGGAGAAAGTGCTTTCGGAAAATAAGCACGACTTCTACAGGGTCAATTACCCGAACGGAGACATGGTAGGCCATACGGGAAATTTTGCGGCTACTGTTCAGGCTATGGAATTTCTTGACGAATGCATGAAACGACTTTCCTTAGTGTGTGCAAAACAGGGAATCGTTCTCGTAGTCACCGCAGATCACGGCAATGCGGACGAAATGTATCAGTTGGACAAAAAAGGAAACGTTCAAAAGGACGCAACCGGACGTCCTGTTCCGAAAACATCCCATACTCTAAATCCAGTTCCTTTTAGCGTTTTAGATCCTAGCGGAAAGCTTTCACTCAAGCAGAATGTTCCGAATGCGGGATTGGCAAACGTAGCCGCGACTTTATTGGATATCATGGGCTATCAAACTCCTGAAGGATATCACGAAAGCTTACTAGCAAAATGA
- a CDS encoding PadR family transcriptional regulator, which yields MSTIDLIILGILIKRPMNAYEIVQYVENDQVDRMIKISVPAIYKSCKRLFQAGYLIGKTEKEGENPEKVIYSINAAGKKYFYELIRNFSSKVQPFYIDFNAVILNLDRLDREEGLATLLTLKKQIFAWKKWILEHEKDMKSAPFPVKSIIKQYRMTFSALFDWIEQTIREFKKE from the coding sequence ATGTCAACGATAGACTTAATCATATTAGGCATTCTTATTAAGCGACCGATGAACGCCTATGAGATCGTGCAGTATGTAGAGAACGATCAAGTCGATAGGATGATCAAAATAAGTGTCCCGGCGATTTACAAAAGTTGCAAGAGACTTTTCCAAGCCGGTTACTTGATCGGAAAAACCGAAAAAGAAGGGGAAAATCCCGAAAAAGTAATCTACTCGATCAATGCGGCTGGCAAAAAATATTTCTACGAACTGATTCGGAATTTTTCATCGAAAGTGCAACCGTTCTATATCGATTTTAACGCGGTTATTCTAAATTTAGATCGACTCGATCGAGAGGAGGGTTTGGCGACTCTTCTCACCTTAAAAAAACAGATTTTCGCCTGGAAAAAATGGATTCTTGAACATGAAAAGGATATGAAATCCGCACCGTTTCCGGTAAAAAGCATCATTAAACAGTATAGAATGACATTTAGCGCATTATTCGACTGGATAGAACAAACGATTCGTGAATTCAAAAAAGAGTAG
- a CDS encoding sterol desaturase family protein, translating to MSKFVTYFLYPALLSLNIGFITAVIAFGWELKYAFVWISAFNAIALLIVEFAFPLKEEWRMTKKSFVRDLKWMSVTILSINSVKFFFAFIAISLSRENKGLFHDSPFIIEAIVIAVVFEFGQYWYHRISHEGEGWIGRWLWNVHAAHHLPDRVYLLMHPVLHPINTIIIQAIIQGTFLLIGCRPESIFVFNVLLGLHELFSHFNVNIKAGPLNYIFIGTELHRFHHSADLNEAKNYGTFLSLWDIVFGTFVYQPKRVPEKLGVPEPANYPDSSRLIAVMSLPFTKLRNSPEL from the coding sequence ATGAGCAAATTCGTTACATATTTCTTGTACCCGGCGCTGCTATCCTTAAATATTGGATTTATAACAGCCGTCATTGCATTTGGTTGGGAATTAAAGTATGCCTTCGTATGGATTAGCGCGTTCAACGCGATCGCTTTATTGATCGTTGAATTCGCGTTTCCGCTTAAGGAAGAATGGAGGATGACCAAAAAATCCTTCGTGCGAGACTTAAAATGGATGTCCGTAACAATTCTCTCGATAAATTCCGTGAAATTCTTTTTTGCATTTATAGCGATTTCACTAAGCCGAGAAAATAAAGGTTTATTTCACGATTCACCCTTCATTATTGAAGCGATTGTAATCGCGGTAGTTTTCGAATTCGGGCAATATTGGTATCACAGAATAAGCCACGAAGGAGAAGGTTGGATCGGTAGATGGCTTTGGAATGTTCATGCCGCTCATCATTTACCCGATCGAGTTTATCTTCTGATGCATCCGGTCCTCCATCCGATCAATACTATAATAATACAAGCTATCATCCAAGGAACCTTCCTTCTAATAGGTTGTCGTCCGGAATCTATCTTCGTATTTAATGTCCTGCTTGGATTACACGAATTATTTTCGCACTTCAATGTGAATATAAAAGCCGGGCCTCTAAATTATATTTTTATCGGAACCGAACTTCACAGGTTTCATCATAGCGCAGATTTGAATGAAGCTAAAAATTACGGGACGTTTCTGAGTCTTTGGGATATTGTATTTGGAACTTTCGTTTATCAGCCGAAACGGGTTCCGGAAAAGCTCGGTGTGCCTGAGCCTGCAAACTATCCGGATAGTAGCCGGCTGATAGCCGTAATGTCGCTTCCGTTTACAAAATTACGGAATAGTCCCGAGCTATAA
- a CDS encoding DUF3147 family protein, translating to MSYLLFKYFLTSLLIVLISEAARRNERLGGFLAALPIITILTLIWLKIDKASSEKISNHAYYTFWYVLPTLPMFLIFPKLNQKFDFWPALTICITGTILLFFLFGYLSGKFGIKLL from the coding sequence ATGTCATATTTACTTTTTAAATATTTCCTAACGTCGCTTCTAATCGTATTAATATCGGAAGCTGCGAGAAGAAATGAAAGATTGGGCGGCTTTTTAGCTGCCCTCCCGATCATAACGATTTTAACGTTAATTTGGCTTAAGATCGATAAGGCTTCGTCCGAAAAAATTTCAAACCACGCATACTATACGTTTTGGTATGTCCTTCCAACGCTTCCTATGTTTTTAATTTTTCCGAAATTAAATCAAAAATTCGATTTCTGGCCGGCATTAACTATCTGCATAACTGGTACAATCTTACTTTTTTTTCTTTTCGGATATCTTTCCGGTAAATTCGGCATTAAACTTCTTTAA
- a CDS encoding haloalkane dehalogenase yields the protein MKNFLRTPEENFVDLPNYPFRSNYVQLDEFRMHYLDEGNSNSKETFLLLHGEPSWSFLYRKMIPPLVNAGYRVVAPDLIGFGKSDKPTDPSIFTYKRHVEWLKSFLNQTNLDNLTLFCQDWGGLLGLRAVAELPDRFLRVCAGNTFLPTGDIPPKEEFLKWRDFSQKVKSLPIGRIIQNGCISKLSKDIINGYEAPYPDETYKTGARIFPTLVPITPNNDASIDNRNAWDVLRQWKKPFLTAFSDSDPITKGGDIFFRRAVPGAKGQKHTTIANAGHFLQEDKGEELAAILIEFVESNPR from the coding sequence ATGAAAAACTTCCTGAGAACTCCCGAAGAAAATTTTGTTGATCTTCCAAACTATCCATTCCGGTCGAACTACGTTCAGCTAGATGAATTCAGGATGCATTACCTGGATGAGGGAAATTCGAATTCAAAGGAAACATTTTTACTTTTGCACGGCGAGCCTTCTTGGTCTTTTTTGTATCGCAAAATGATTCCGCCTTTAGTGAACGCAGGCTATAGGGTCGTGGCGCCCGATTTAATCGGATTCGGAAAATCGGATAAACCGACTGATCCGTCAATTTTCACGTATAAACGGCATGTAGAATGGCTAAAATCCTTTTTGAATCAGACAAACTTGGACAATCTTACTCTTTTTTGTCAAGACTGGGGAGGTCTGCTCGGGCTACGAGCAGTCGCGGAACTTCCGGATCGTTTTCTTAGAGTCTGCGCGGGTAATACATTTTTACCCACAGGAGATATCCCGCCGAAGGAAGAATTCTTAAAATGGAGAGACTTCTCTCAAAAAGTAAAATCTCTTCCAATCGGAAGAATTATACAAAACGGATGCATTTCCAAACTTTCGAAAGATATAATTAATGGATACGAAGCGCCTTACCCGGACGAGACTTACAAAACAGGGGCTCGAATCTTTCCGACTTTAGTGCCCATAACACCTAACAACGATGCATCTATCGATAACCGAAACGCTTGGGATGTTCTCAGACAATGGAAGAAGCCCTTTCTTACCGCTTTTAGCGACTCCGATCCAATCACCAAAGGCGGGGATATTTTCTTTAGAAGGGCTGTTCCGGGAGCAAAGGGTCAAAAACATACTACGATCGCAAATGCGGGACATTTTCTTCAAGAAGACAAAGGAGAAGAATTGGCCGCTATTCTAATCGAGTTTGTTGAAAGTAATCCGCGATGA
- a CDS encoding TetR/AcrR family transcriptional regulator: MKDKNIAEVYHYYLDNGSAEKETSSSVRGRENLIGRDFPLRKSKERIIAAALQLFSEKGFFETHIPDIALRAKIGVGTIYRNFRNKDHLFNESFRKCLSDFLSFLEREIGDHSDRREKFFLLWTGISSFSKERPSEFFFLNRFFSSAHLDTESLADFLRLKFKLAVYFRSDYADDFSDTCASLVIGSFLGLVRLQSDESGFPDQRIIRRAAEILWSGLSQMNSLDESQITRSEGVDQNID; encoded by the coding sequence ATGAAAGACAAAAACATAGCGGAAGTCTACCACTACTATTTAGATAATGGTTCCGCTGAAAAAGAAACTTCTTCCTCGGTTCGAGGAAGAGAAAATTTAATAGGCAGGGACTTCCCTCTGCGAAAGTCGAAAGAACGAATTATTGCGGCAGCGCTTCAATTATTTTCGGAAAAGGGATTTTTTGAAACTCATATTCCGGATATTGCTTTGCGTGCAAAGATCGGGGTAGGGACAATTTATCGAAACTTTCGGAATAAAGACCATCTCTTTAACGAGTCGTTTCGAAAGTGTCTTTCCGATTTTTTGTCTTTCTTAGAAAGGGAAATCGGAGACCACTCGGATAGAAGAGAGAAATTTTTCTTACTTTGGACAGGGATCAGCTCCTTTTCTAAAGAGAGGCCCAGCGAATTCTTTTTTCTAAATCGATTTTTTAGTTCCGCGCATTTGGATACGGAAAGCTTGGCGGATTTTCTCAGACTTAAATTCAAGCTTGCAGTTTATTTTCGATCGGATTATGCGGATGATTTTTCCGATACCTGTGCATCGCTAGTTATCGGCTCATTTCTTGGTTTGGTACGATTGCAGTCGGATGAATCAGGCTTTCCGGATCAAAGGATAATTCGTCGTGCCGCCGAAATACTTTGGAGTGGATTATCTCAAATGAATAGCCTGGACGAATCTCAAATTACGAGATCTGAGGGAGTTGATCAAAATATAGACTAA
- a CDS encoding SDR family NAD(P)-dependent oxidoreductase: protein MNKQNWKDRFGGAALITGASGGLGETFARRIAAKGLDLVLVARRKEELERVAKELRSNYGIRVETIAQDLSAEDAAEKVSMLTDQLRIPIGLLINNAGFGTYGYFEELDSNYETKMVNLNCRTPVAFTGKFLPAMKKRGKGGLVFLASIAAYQPTPFFATYGATKAFNLLFGEALWAELRGTGVQVISLSPGYTKTKFQENAGYNGTGPFGIWSTPEEVVDRCLSKLGDGPSTIPGFLNRLLVQSIRFTPRNVAALASYAISKPR, encoded by the coding sequence ATGAATAAACAAAATTGGAAGGATCGTTTTGGCGGGGCTGCCTTAATTACCGGAGCTTCCGGTGGTTTAGGAGAAACTTTTGCGAGGAGAATTGCTGCAAAAGGATTGGATTTAGTGCTGGTTGCTCGCAGGAAAGAAGAACTGGAAAGAGTGGCGAAGGAACTTAGGTCAAACTATGGAATTAGGGTTGAAACCATTGCACAGGATTTGAGCGCCGAGGATGCAGCGGAAAAAGTATCGATGCTGACGGATCAACTTCGGATTCCGATCGGATTATTAATTAATAATGCGGGATTCGGAACATATGGATATTTTGAGGAACTAGATTCCAATTACGAGACCAAAATGGTGAATTTAAACTGTAGAACTCCGGTGGCATTTACCGGAAAATTTCTCCCAGCTATGAAAAAACGCGGCAAGGGCGGTTTAGTCTTTCTCGCTAGTATTGCGGCTTATCAGCCGACACCCTTCTTTGCTACATACGGAGCGACAAAAGCATTTAATTTACTTTTCGGGGAAGCTCTTTGGGCAGAACTAAGGGGAACCGGAGTTCAAGTAATATCATTATCTCCCGGATATACGAAGACAAAATTTCAAGAGAATGCAGGTTATAATGGAACCGGGCCTTTCGGAATCTGGTCAACTCCTGAGGAGGTTGTGGATCGTTGTCTCTCCAAATTGGGAGATGGTCCATCTACGATTCCGGGGTTTTTGAATCGGTTGCTCGTACAATCCATCCGCTTTACTCCAAGAAACGTCGCCGCATTAGCGAGTTACGCAATCAGCAAACCTCGTTGA